Proteins encoded within one genomic window of Granulicella pectinivorans:
- the prfA gene encoding peptide chain release factor 1 gives MFDRLDQLEARYEELGVQLSDPTLVNDQKKFQATAKQHRDLEPTVEKFREYRTIKNGIAEAKAMLADPDMREMAEEELASLEPRLGPVEEQLKVLLLPKDPNDDKNIVIELRAGTGGDEAALFVSEVFRMYLRFAEQHKWKVEVLSESESGVGGGLKDVTAIFEGEKVYSQMKYESGVHRVQRVPATETQGRVHTSAITVAVLPEQDEVDIKIEAKDLRIDTFCSSGPGGQSVNTTYSAIRITHLPTQTVVSCQDEKSQIKNREKAMRVLRARLYEVEAERIHQIQAKDRKAQVGSGDRSEKVRTYNFPQNRLTDHRIGLTNHNLGMVMEGQLQPTIDALIAHYTAEKLKAEAAA, from the coding sequence ATGTTTGACCGCCTCGACCAGCTTGAAGCCCGCTACGAAGAGCTTGGAGTCCAGCTCTCCGACCCCACCCTCGTCAACGACCAGAAGAAGTTCCAGGCCACCGCCAAGCAGCATCGCGACCTCGAACCGACCGTCGAGAAGTTCCGCGAGTACAGAACGATCAAGAACGGCATCGCCGAGGCCAAGGCCATGCTCGCCGACCCCGATATGCGCGAGATGGCCGAGGAAGAGCTCGCCTCCCTCGAGCCCAGGCTCGGTCCGGTCGAGGAACAGCTCAAGGTCCTCCTCCTTCCCAAAGACCCCAACGACGACAAGAACATCGTCATCGAGCTCCGCGCCGGCACCGGCGGAGACGAGGCCGCGCTCTTCGTCTCCGAGGTCTTCCGCATGTATCTCCGCTTCGCCGAGCAGCATAAATGGAAGGTAGAAGTCCTCTCCGAGTCCGAATCCGGCGTCGGTGGCGGCCTCAAGGACGTCACCGCTATCTTCGAAGGCGAAAAGGTCTACTCGCAGATGAAGTATGAGTCCGGCGTCCATCGCGTGCAGCGCGTCCCCGCCACCGAGACCCAGGGCCGCGTCCACACCTCCGCCATTACGGTCGCCGTTCTCCCGGAGCAGGACGAGGTCGACATCAAGATCGAAGCCAAGGACCTGCGCATCGATACCTTCTGCTCCTCCGGCCCCGGCGGACAGTCGGTCAACACCACCTATTCGGCCATCCGCATCACCCATCTGCCCACCCAGACCGTCGTGAGCTGCCAGGACGAGAAGTCGCAGATCAAGAACCGCGAAAAGGCCATGCGCGTCCTCCGCGCCCGCCTCTACGAGGTGGAAGCCGAGCGGATTCACCAGATCCAGGCCAAGGACCGCAAGGCCCAGGTCGGCTCCGGAGACCGTTCCGAGAAGGTCCGCACCTACAACTTCCCGCAGAACCGCCTCACCGACCACCGCATCGGCCTGACGAACCACAACCTGGGCATGGTGATGGAAGGTCAGCTCCAGCCCACCATCGACGCTCTGATCGCGCATTACACGGCCGAAAAGCTCAAAGCCGAGGCCGCCGCTTAA
- a CDS encoding alpha-amylase family glycosyl hydrolase, which translates to MEFHISRAARSRYGVDEALFDYIGNVVFADVLASRKLAQRMTEVRQAEDPAADVVNAGSLFAMGLIDELSHALIARYRENIDPDVLPAALQWFTARATPEQVESLLTAFTTQFPNVAVNRGDLTVADWLASSIDGVPNREAELEEMLLLWLANQNPAYKSFNELFNDSALAGQTIYKTATSTLPDYFATRPKIEDEGTLLDVLRAPMLASPDDLTGQLDYIREHWVPYIGEKLRAVLLAVDTLREEGIAIWMRHHPADTLHHAGFTEQGKPDYGMFGFSGDEYRGFEDLRTEREKRLAELAASGTQQPTVNEYEAFSTDDAWMPTVVLMAKSTYVWLEQLSKQYKRHIHRLDQIPQEELDTMAGRGMNGLWLIGLWERSVASQTIKRMRGQHDAVASAYSLRDYRIAEDLGGEHAYEVLRDRARRAGIRLASDMVPNHMGIDSTWVIEHPDWFVSRPESPFPVYRFEGPNLSPDSRVEIRIEDHYFDQTDAAVVFQLKQRNGHVDYVYHGNDGTTFAWNDTAQLDYSKEYVREQVIKTILEVAKLFPIIRFDAAMTLAKKHVQRLWFPLPGEGKSIPSRAENAMTNEEFDALMPHEFWREVVDRVAVEVPGTLLLAEAFWLLEGYFVRTLGMHRVYNSAFMNMLRDEENAKYRSYLKKTIEFDPDILKRYVNFMSNPDERTAIDQFGDGDKYFGCCTLMATLPGLPMFGHGQIEGYTERYGMEYKQAKQDEWPNEHLVARHQREIMPMLKDRSLFAESTYFRMYDFNTDHGVDENVFAFSNREGSRRAVILFNNAYQSTYGTIHWSVEQMDKASGSMHGETLGDAIRLPWGDDALIAYKDTASDLEFLRWTHELREQGITLPLRGYQYVVLLDWRELHATAAEPWDQLANALHGEGVLNLNDELKKLRLRTVEEAIGRLLHSSNIDRIVDAAHGDIKPETLEPIEHAATELFAAVKSLGETVAPPSSFAATLKAILALPLVKIPTEGSEVTHVLPMGRAAESSVQLWAPVLAYNILLHLAPKPAKRIELFDRLELRSALASAFAALGISHENTWRAAARVRLLLGIETTTGHACHQETFWSDPDVQWLAGFNESEGRIYFNKESVEQLFWWMSLPLLTIRPTPDDVIALQQQLRTLRTAAINAGYEAPVFIAALKQTKPVATAPLPVAAIEEKPAQPIPEKKVLEVEDEELHKLV; encoded by the coding sequence ATGGAGTTTCATATCTCGCGTGCGGCACGCAGCCGGTACGGCGTCGACGAAGCCCTTTTCGATTACATCGGCAATGTCGTCTTCGCGGACGTACTCGCCAGTCGCAAACTCGCACAGCGCATGACAGAGGTCCGCCAGGCCGAAGACCCCGCCGCCGATGTCGTCAACGCCGGCTCGCTCTTCGCCATGGGCCTCATCGACGAGCTCAGTCACGCCCTCATCGCCAGGTACCGCGAGAACATCGACCCCGACGTTCTGCCCGCCGCCCTCCAGTGGTTCACCGCCAGGGCCACGCCGGAGCAGGTGGAATCCCTTCTGACCGCCTTCACCACCCAGTTTCCGAACGTAGCCGTCAACCGCGGCGACCTCACCGTGGCCGATTGGCTCGCCAGCTCTATCGACGGCGTACCCAACCGCGAGGCCGAACTCGAGGAGATGCTTCTTCTCTGGCTTGCCAACCAGAATCCCGCCTACAAGTCCTTCAACGAGCTCTTCAACGACAGCGCCCTCGCCGGCCAGACGATCTACAAGACCGCGACCAGCACCCTGCCGGACTATTTCGCCACCCGTCCGAAGATCGAGGACGAGGGTACCCTCCTCGACGTCCTCAGGGCTCCCATGCTCGCCTCGCCCGACGACCTCACCGGGCAGCTCGACTACATTCGCGAGCACTGGGTCCCGTATATCGGCGAGAAGCTCCGCGCCGTCCTCCTCGCCGTCGACACGCTGCGCGAAGAGGGAATCGCCATCTGGATGCGGCACCACCCGGCCGACACCCTCCATCACGCCGGCTTCACCGAGCAGGGCAAACCCGACTACGGCATGTTCGGCTTCTCCGGGGACGAGTACCGGGGCTTCGAAGACCTGCGCACCGAACGCGAAAAGCGCCTCGCCGAACTCGCCGCCTCCGGCACCCAGCAGCCCACCGTCAACGAATACGAGGCCTTCTCGACCGACGACGCCTGGATGCCCACTGTCGTCCTCATGGCCAAGAGCACCTACGTCTGGCTCGAGCAGCTTTCGAAGCAGTACAAGCGCCACATCCATCGTCTCGACCAGATCCCCCAGGAAGAGCTCGACACCATGGCCGGCCGCGGCATGAACGGCCTCTGGCTCATCGGCCTCTGGGAGCGCTCCGTCGCCTCGCAGACCATCAAGCGCATGCGCGGCCAGCACGATGCCGTCGCCTCCGCCTACTCGCTCCGCGACTACCGCATCGCCGAAGACCTCGGTGGCGAACACGCTTACGAAGTCCTCCGCGACCGTGCCCGTCGCGCCGGCATCCGGCTCGCCTCCGACATGGTGCCCAACCACATGGGGATCGACTCTACCTGGGTCATCGAGCATCCAGACTGGTTCGTCTCGCGCCCCGAGAGCCCATTCCCCGTCTATCGCTTCGAAGGACCCAACCTCTCGCCCGACTCGCGCGTCGAGATCCGCATCGAAGACCATTACTTCGACCAGACCGACGCCGCCGTCGTCTTCCAGCTCAAGCAGCGCAACGGCCACGTCGACTACGTCTACCATGGCAACGACGGCACCACCTTCGCCTGGAACGACACCGCGCAGCTCGACTACTCGAAGGAGTATGTCCGCGAGCAGGTCATCAAGACCATCCTCGAGGTCGCGAAACTCTTCCCCATCATCCGCTTCGACGCCGCCATGACGCTCGCCAAGAAGCACGTCCAGCGCCTCTGGTTCCCGCTGCCCGGAGAAGGGAAGTCGATCCCATCGCGCGCCGAAAACGCGATGACCAATGAAGAATTCGACGCCCTCATGCCGCACGAGTTCTGGCGCGAAGTCGTCGACCGCGTCGCCGTCGAAGTCCCCGGCACGCTTCTTCTCGCTGAAGCCTTCTGGCTGCTCGAAGGCTACTTCGTCCGCACCCTCGGCATGCACCGCGTCTACAACTCGGCGTTCATGAACATGCTGCGCGATGAAGAGAACGCCAAGTACCGCAGCTACCTCAAGAAGACCATCGAGTTCGATCCCGACATCCTCAAGCGCTACGTCAACTTCATGTCCAACCCCGACGAGCGCACTGCCATCGACCAGTTCGGCGACGGCGACAAGTACTTCGGCTGCTGCACCCTCATGGCCACGCTCCCCGGCCTGCCCATGTTCGGTCACGGCCAGATCGAAGGCTACACCGAGCGCTACGGCATGGAGTACAAGCAGGCCAAGCAGGACGAGTGGCCCAATGAGCATCTCGTCGCCCGCCACCAGCGCGAGATCATGCCCATGCTCAAGGACCGAAGCCTCTTCGCCGAGTCCACATACTTCCGCATGTACGACTTCAACACGGACCACGGCGTCGACGAGAACGTCTTCGCCTTCTCCAACCGCGAGGGATCACGCCGCGCCGTCATCCTCTTCAACAACGCCTACCAGAGCACCTACGGCACCATCCATTGGTCGGTCGAGCAGATGGACAAGGCCTCGGGCTCCATGCACGGCGAGACCCTCGGCGACGCCATCCGCCTGCCCTGGGGAGACGACGCCCTCATCGCCTACAAGGACACCGCCAGCGATCTGGAGTTCCTGCGCTGGACGCACGAGCTCCGCGAGCAGGGAATCACCCTGCCTCTGCGCGGCTATCAGTACGTCGTGCTGCTCGACTGGCGCGAACTGCATGCGACCGCCGCCGAGCCCTGGGACCAACTCGCGAACGCCCTCCATGGCGAAGGCGTATTGAACCTGAACGACGAACTGAAGAAGCTTCGTCTGCGCACCGTTGAAGAGGCCATCGGACGTCTCCTGCACTCCTCGAACATCGATCGCATCGTCGACGCCGCGCATGGCGACATCAAGCCTGAAACACTCGAGCCCATCGAACATGCCGCTACGGAACTCTTTGCCGCGGTCAAGAGCCTCGGCGAGACCGTCGCGCCACCCAGCAGCTTTGCCGCGACGCTCAAAGCTATCCTCGCTCTGCCGCTTGTGAAGATCCCGACCGAAGGCTCCGAGGTCACCCACGTCTTGCCCATGGGACGAGCCGCGGAATCGAGCGTTCAACTCTGGGCGCCGGTCCTCGCCTACAACATCCTCCTCCACCTCGCACCAAAGCCGGCCAAGCGCATCGAGCTCTTCGACCGCCTCGAACTGCGCTCTGCCCTGGCCTCGGCCTTTGCCGCTCTCGGCATCAGCCACGAAAACACATGGCGCGCTGCCGCCCGCGTTCGCCTTCTCCTCGGCATCGAAACAACCACAGGCCACGCCTGCCATCAGGAGACCTTCTGGAGCGACCCCGACGTGCAGTGGCTCGCTGGCTTCAATGAGTCCGAAGGCAGGATCTACTTCAACAAGGAAAGCGTCGAGCAGCTCTTCTGGTGGATGTCCCTGCCCCTGCTCACCATCCGTCCCACCCCGGACGATGTGATCGCCCTGCAGCAGCAGTTACGCACACTCCGCACGGCAGCGATCAACGCTGGCTACGAGGCGCCTGTCTTTATCGCTGCCTTGAAGCAGACGAAGCCCGTCGCGACGGCACCCCTGCCGGTCGCAGCCATCGAAGAGAAGCCGGCGCAACCCATTCCAGAGAAGAAGGTCCTCGAAGTGGAAGACGAAGAACTCCACAAGCTCGTATAG